In Capsicum annuum cultivar UCD-10X-F1 chromosome 7, UCD10Xv1.1, whole genome shotgun sequence, one genomic interval encodes:
- the LOC107878307 gene encoding protein DOWNY MILDEW RESISTANCE 6 isoform X1 yields MGIDYQKGVKYLVDNSNDMKILPSEFVLPIPEAERPLLAIHGFIPAIDLSGLDGPIEQRVSTIHAISSACAQWGFFRVTNHCINISIMDEMLKVIEEFFNLPLDEKMRYASENVMDPVRYGTSLNTSRKHALHWRDFLRHYGGLVPHTYHLWPDNPPSYRHVAKEYLKEVWQLAVKIFGAISEGLGLDPNYIERSLGDEGTQIIAANYYPPCPEPNKTLGLAAHSDHGGLTILMDNGIHGLQIKHNQTWFLVPHDPGTFIVNLGDYLEILSNGRYKSVEHRSVVNEEKTRISIAVGHGPEMDAIVEPASPLIQEKSESKYRPILYKDYIRGQQSTVKRGKTALHEIMTSADNNKEDQI; encoded by the exons atGGGAATTGATTACCAAAAAGGTGTAAAATACCTAGTTGACAATTCAAATGACATGAAAATACTGCCTTCCGAATTTGTTTTGCCAATTCCAGAAGCTGAAAGGCCATTGTTGGCGATCCATGGTTTTATTCCTGCTATAGATTTGAGTGGCCTCGATGGACCTATTGAGCAAAGAGTGTCAACTATACATGCCATTAGCTCTGCCTGTGCTCAATGGGGATTCTTTAGG GTGACTAATCATTGTATAAACATCTCTATCATGGATGAAATGCTTAAAGTAATAGAAGAATTTTTCAATCTGCCATTGGATGAGAAAATGAGATATGCTTCAGAAAATGTGATGGATCCAGTAAGATATGGAACAAGCTTGAACACTAGCAGAAAACATGCCCTCCATTGGAGGGACTTTCTGAGGCACTATGGTGGTCTAGTTCCACATACCTATCACCTTTGGCCAGATAATCCTCCTAGCTACAG GCACGTTGCAAAGGAGTACTTAAAGGAAGTTTGGCAACTTGCGGTAAAAATCTTTGGTGCAATATCAGAAGGATTAGGCCTTGATCCAAATTACATAGAGAGGTCACTTGGAGATGAAGGGACTCAAATAATAGCTGCAAATTACTATCCACCATGTCCTGAGCCAAACAAAACATTGGGACTTGCTGCTCATTCTGACCATGGTGGTCTAACAATTTTGATGGACAATGGCATTCATGGCTTGCAAATTAAACACAATCAAACATGGTTTCTTGTTCCCCATGACCCTGGCACTTTCATTGTCAACCTAGGTGATTATTTGGAG ATATTGAGTAATGGGAGGTACAAGAGTGTAGAGCATAGATCAGTGGTCAATGAGGAGAAGACAAGGATCTCTATAGCAGTGGGTCATGGCCCAGAAATGGATGCAATAGTTGAGCCAGCAAGCCCACTTATCCAAGAAAAGAGTGAAAGCAAATATAGGCCCATTTTATACAAGGATTATATTAGAGGCCAACAAAGTACTGTTAAGAGAGGGAAAACTGCATTGCATGAGATAATGACTTCCGCGGACAACAATAAAGAGGATCAAATTTGA
- the LOC107878307 gene encoding protein DOWNY MILDEW RESISTANCE 6 isoform X2, giving the protein MDEMLKVIEEFFNLPLDEKMRYASENVMDPVRYGTSLNTSRKHALHWRDFLRHYGGLVPHTYHLWPDNPPSYRHVAKEYLKEVWQLAVKIFGAISEGLGLDPNYIERSLGDEGTQIIAANYYPPCPEPNKTLGLAAHSDHGGLTILMDNGIHGLQIKHNQTWFLVPHDPGTFIVNLGDYLEILSNGRYKSVEHRSVVNEEKTRISIAVGHGPEMDAIVEPASPLIQEKSESKYRPILYKDYIRGQQSTVKRGKTALHEIMTSADNNKEDQI; this is encoded by the exons ATGGATGAAATGCTTAAAGTAATAGAAGAATTTTTCAATCTGCCATTGGATGAGAAAATGAGATATGCTTCAGAAAATGTGATGGATCCAGTAAGATATGGAACAAGCTTGAACACTAGCAGAAAACATGCCCTCCATTGGAGGGACTTTCTGAGGCACTATGGTGGTCTAGTTCCACATACCTATCACCTTTGGCCAGATAATCCTCCTAGCTACAG GCACGTTGCAAAGGAGTACTTAAAGGAAGTTTGGCAACTTGCGGTAAAAATCTTTGGTGCAATATCAGAAGGATTAGGCCTTGATCCAAATTACATAGAGAGGTCACTTGGAGATGAAGGGACTCAAATAATAGCTGCAAATTACTATCCACCATGTCCTGAGCCAAACAAAACATTGGGACTTGCTGCTCATTCTGACCATGGTGGTCTAACAATTTTGATGGACAATGGCATTCATGGCTTGCAAATTAAACACAATCAAACATGGTTTCTTGTTCCCCATGACCCTGGCACTTTCATTGTCAACCTAGGTGATTATTTGGAG ATATTGAGTAATGGGAGGTACAAGAGTGTAGAGCATAGATCAGTGGTCAATGAGGAGAAGACAAGGATCTCTATAGCAGTGGGTCATGGCCCAGAAATGGATGCAATAGTTGAGCCAGCAAGCCCACTTATCCAAGAAAAGAGTGAAAGCAAATATAGGCCCATTTTATACAAGGATTATATTAGAGGCCAACAAAGTACTGTTAAGAGAGGGAAAACTGCATTGCATGAGATAATGACTTCCGCGGACAACAATAAAGAGGATCAAATTTGA